The following are encoded in a window of Sulfurimonas sp. C5 genomic DNA:
- a CDS encoding patatin-like phospholipase family protein yields the protein MKKDIALYLGSGGARGYAHIGVIRELERQGYNIKFISGSSMGALIGGLYASGKLDIYEEWVLNLDPIDILKLVDFSFKKGGVIEGEKVFNIIADMIGNPNIEELSIPYVAVATDIKSKQPYYFTKGSLVEAIRASIAIPTLFTPVIKNEMVLVDGGLCNPLGIIQPTDSNLYTIAVDLSGDKNINKDFQLQNSDKNKFVKKIHDFFQAKKVASQKINSVQIIQDSIETMQKIISDAHLEKIKPDLTIFIPGNLCQFYEFHKAEEVIYYGTQSAKSSLLKSFS from the coding sequence ATGAAAAAAGATATTGCTCTTTATCTTGGTAGTGGTGGAGCACGCGGCTATGCACATATAGGTGTTATCCGTGAGCTAGAACGCCAGGGCTACAATATAAAGTTTATATCTGGTTCATCAATGGGTGCTCTCATTGGTGGGCTTTATGCTTCCGGAAAACTTGACATCTACGAAGAATGGGTTTTAAACCTTGACCCTATCGATATTCTTAAACTTGTTGATTTTAGTTTTAAAAAGGGTGGAGTTATTGAAGGTGAAAAAGTTTTTAATATCATAGCTGATATGATTGGAAATCCCAATATTGAAGAGTTATCTATCCCTTATGTTGCTGTTGCAACAGATATAAAATCAAAACAACCCTATTATTTTACAAAAGGCTCTCTAGTTGAAGCTATTCGTGCTTCAATAGCAATACCAACACTTTTTACACCTGTTATAAAAAATGAAATGGTGCTTGTTGATGGCGGGCTTTGTAATCCTCTAGGTATCATACAGCCTACTGATAGCAATCTTTATACTATTGCTGTAGATCTAAGTGGAGACAAAAATATAAACAAAGATTTTCAGCTGCAAAACAGTGATAAAAATAAATTTGTAAAAAAAATACATGATTTCTTTCAAGCAAAAAAAGTTGCAAGTCAAAAAATAAATTCTGTACAAATTATTCAAGATTCTATAGAAACAATGCAAAAAATAATCTCTGATGCACACTTAGAAAAAATAAAACCTGATTTAACAATCTTTATACCGGGAAATTTATGTCAGTTCTATGAGTTTCACAAAGCAGAAGAGGTGATCTACTACGGAACACAGTCTGCTAAATCCTCGCTTTTAAAGAGCTTTTCATAA